From the Quercus lobata isolate SW786 chromosome 6, ValleyOak3.0 Primary Assembly, whole genome shotgun sequence genome, one window contains:
- the LOC115949715 gene encoding uncharacterized protein LOC115949715 — translation MYNEIEGNYDDVAISTFKRGLLTEHGLRKSLTGKPVTSVRQLMDRIDKYKRVEEDQQTGKGKAKVVPQERRDFRLDRFNSSNRPKRDYAEQSRSTGAQAVHAVFREPLHKILEKVKCEPFFQWPSRMAGDPSKRNQNLYCAYHQEPGHLTNDCRNLKNHLNRLVREGKLRHLLHHPVRWQEQSNIEIRLPPEADDRESKRARASPTPLIGFSDEDKLGTLQPHDDAPIVTLRIGGYDVKMVLVNQGSAVKVMYPDLYKGLNLKPEDLSAYDSPLVSFEGKTVTPKGMIRLPVQTDSDMVEVNFIVVDAYSPYTAIVARPWLHALGAVSSTLHQKVKYPSGG, via the exons atgtacAATGAGATAGAGGGAAACTACGACGACGTCGCCATTAGCACATTCAAAAGGGGCCTGCTGACAGAGCACGGTTTAAGAAAATCCCTGACTGGAAAGCCGGTCACTAGTGTGCGACAACTCATGGATagaattgacaagtacaaaagggtcgaaGAGGACCAACAAACGGGGAAGGGTaaagcgaaggttgtccctcaagagaggagggacttcaggttgGATCGCTTTAACAGCAGTAACAGGCCGAAAAGAGACTACGCGGAACAGTCTAGATCCACTGGGGCACAAgcagtccatgctgtgttccgagaaccattACACAAGATCCTAGAGAAGGTGAAGTGCGAACCATTCTTTCAATGGCCAAGCAGGATGGCAGGTGACCCCTCGAAACGTAACCAGAATCTGTATTGCGCGTACCACCAAGAGCCGGGTCACCTCACCAATGATTGTAGGAATCTGAAAAACCACTTGAACCGGCTAGTCCGAGAGGGGAAGTTGAGACATCTATTACATCACCCTGTGAGATGGCAGGAACAATCGAACATCGAAATCAG GCTCCCGCCTGAAGCCGATGACAGGGAATCTAAAAGGGCCCGAGCAAGTCCCACGCCCTTAATCGGATTCTCAGATGAGGACAAACTGGGAACCCTTCAACCCCACGACGACGCCCCAATCGTCACGCTCAGAATTGGGGGTTATGACGTGAAGATGGTGCTAGTTAACCAAGGCAGCGCCGTGAAAGTAATGTATCCCGACTTGTATAAAGGATTGAACCTAAAGCCAGAGGACCTGTCAGCATACGACTCCCCTTTGGTCAGTTTTGAAGGAAAAACAGTCACCCCTAAAGGCATGATTAGGCTGCCTGTACAAACAGACTCAGACATGGTGGAAGTGAACTTCATTGTGGTAGATGCGTACTCCCCCTACACAGCCATCGTGGCCCGCCCGTGGCTTCATGCACTAGGGGCTGTGTCGTCAACCTTacaccaaaaagtgaagtatccGTCAGGAGGTTGA
- the LOC115949714 gene encoding uncharacterized protein LOC115949714 — protein MKAQGDPNYDVFLKCVLKGLVRYQRLMENMGKRFAKWKRMVRQQKGKLYIMRVCISMLLGWHKYSKATYMGSN, from the exons ATGAAGGCACAAGGGGACCCTAACTATGACGTGTTCTTGAAGTGTGTACTT AAAGGCTTAGTGCGATATCAGAGACTAATGGAAAACATGGGCAAGAGATTTGCCAAGTGGAAGAGAATGGTGAGACAGCAAAAGGGGAAGCTCTATATTATGAGGGTTTGCATCTCTATGCTTCTTGGTTGGCACAAATACTCCAAGGCAACGTACATGGGTTCTAATTAA